From one Streptomyces spiramyceticus genomic stretch:
- a CDS encoding SigE family RNA polymerase sigma factor, with amino-acid sequence MTVEEFEEFYAHTAARLTGQLYVMLGDLHEAQDVVQEAFVRGWGRLRQLDAAGEPEAWIRTVAWRLAVSRWRVRRRAADAWQRRGSPPDVAGPGPEQVALVSALRELPPKQRRTVTLHYVCDLTITQIAAETGLSTGTVKTHLVRGRAALSHLLQDPRAEEATGA; translated from the coding sequence TTGACCGTCGAGGAGTTCGAAGAGTTCTACGCGCACACGGCCGCCCGCCTCACCGGGCAGCTGTATGTGATGCTCGGCGATCTGCACGAGGCCCAGGATGTTGTGCAGGAGGCCTTCGTCAGGGGCTGGGGGCGGCTTCGCCAGCTCGACGCGGCCGGTGAACCGGAGGCGTGGATCCGTACGGTGGCATGGCGTCTGGCGGTGAGCAGATGGCGTGTACGCCGCCGCGCGGCGGACGCCTGGCAGCGGCGCGGGAGCCCGCCCGACGTCGCGGGCCCCGGCCCCGAACAGGTCGCGCTGGTGTCGGCGCTGCGCGAACTGCCGCCCAAGCAGCGGCGGACCGTGACGCTGCACTACGTCTGCGACCTCACCATCACCCAGATCGCCGCCGAGACCGGCCTGTCCACCGGCACCGTCAAGACGCACCTGGTGCGGGGCCGGGCCGCGCTCTCCCACCTTCTGCAGGACCCACGCGCTGAGGAGGCCACCGGTGCCTGA
- a CDS encoding mannosyltransferase family protein — translation MTIATPLRPGQRTRTSPSGTGPSARRRLADRLRRFSPGPTDRNVLWLYVLTRTGVWTTAYCTRWLFPADRKTHDVQPALASWGQWDWWHYLHIAQSGYFPGGAGPWTDGWDNREAFFPGFPLLLRAVHTVIPDWTVAGLLISFVSGAVAVLALARIARLHGVTGQRTVLFFLLSPCAVFLAAGYTEALFLALALPAWLAAQRRNWPLAGVLACLATGVRVSGLFLAAALAVHFVVTAEAPRHWRSLPWVALPALPAALYAWFLHAHTGDWMAWNHAQERGWYRNFHAPWEAWQNTWKAAFAHTQSTGYAVMFQAELLTMVVGVVLLGVLLRRRRWPEAVYVGLSLWALGTSYWYTSIPRATLLWWPMWVLLAGWSVRRRGLKGAYICVVAPLSTVLTITFMSGRWAG, via the coding sequence ATGACCATCGCGACGCCTCTGCGGCCCGGACAGCGCACCCGTACAAGCCCGTCAGGCACCGGACCGTCCGCGCGACGGCGGCTCGCGGACCGCCTGCGCCGGTTCTCGCCCGGCCCCACCGACCGGAACGTTCTGTGGCTGTACGTGCTCACCCGCACCGGAGTCTGGACCACCGCCTACTGCACGCGGTGGCTGTTCCCGGCCGACCGCAAGACCCATGACGTACAGCCGGCGCTGGCGTCGTGGGGGCAGTGGGACTGGTGGCACTACCTGCACATAGCGCAGAGCGGTTACTTCCCCGGCGGGGCCGGGCCCTGGACGGACGGCTGGGACAACAGGGAGGCCTTCTTCCCCGGATTCCCGCTCCTCCTGCGCGCCGTCCACACCGTGATCCCCGACTGGACAGTGGCAGGGCTGCTCATCTCTTTCGTGTCGGGGGCCGTCGCCGTCCTGGCCCTCGCCCGGATCGCGCGACTCCACGGCGTCACGGGGCAGCGCACTGTGCTCTTCTTCCTGCTGTCGCCGTGTGCGGTGTTCCTTGCCGCCGGTTATACCGAGGCGCTCTTCCTGGCCCTCGCCCTGCCCGCCTGGCTCGCCGCCCAGCGCCGCAACTGGCCGCTCGCGGGCGTCCTGGCGTGCCTGGCCACCGGTGTACGGGTCAGCGGGCTCTTCCTCGCGGCGGCACTGGCCGTGCACTTCGTCGTCACGGCCGAAGCCCCCAGACACTGGCGATCTCTCCCGTGGGTGGCGCTGCCGGCCCTCCCCGCCGCCCTCTACGCCTGGTTCCTGCACGCGCACACCGGTGACTGGATGGCCTGGAACCACGCCCAGGAACGCGGCTGGTACCGGAACTTCCACGCCCCCTGGGAGGCGTGGCAGAACACCTGGAAGGCGGCCTTCGCGCACACCCAGTCCACCGGTTACGCCGTCATGTTCCAGGCCGAGCTGCTGACGATGGTGGTCGGCGTCGTACTGCTCGGTGTGCTGCTGAGGCGCCGGAGGTGGCCGGAGGCCGTGTACGTAGGGCTCAGCCTGTGGGCCCTCGGGACCTCGTACTGGTACACGTCCATCCCGCGCGCCACCCTCCTGTGGTGGCCGATGTGGGTGCTGCTGGCGGGCTGGAGCGTGCGACGCCGCGGGCTGAAGGGGGCGTACATCTGCGTGGTCGCCCCGCTCTCGACGGTCCTCACCATCACGTTCATGTCCGGTCGTTGGGCGGGATGA
- a CDS encoding TIGR03086 family metal-binding protein → MTAQKPLLDLAPAARQVAQLLDGVSDDALSAPTPCEKYQVRHLLGHLLGLAAAFRDAAKKEFGPTTGTDPGAALPVLDDDWRTRLPRRLDELVDAWRSPDAWEGMTQAGGVDLPGEIAGHVALNEIVLHGWDLARATGQPYPGDEPSLRASYEFLASAVGDPGRDLIFGPVVDVPDDAPLLDRVVGLAGRSPSWSPDR, encoded by the coding sequence ATGACTGCCCAGAAGCCACTGCTCGACCTCGCACCCGCCGCCCGCCAGGTCGCCCAGCTGCTCGACGGTGTCAGCGACGACGCGCTCTCCGCGCCCACGCCCTGCGAGAAGTACCAGGTACGTCACCTCCTGGGTCACCTCCTCGGGCTGGCCGCCGCCTTCCGTGACGCGGCGAAGAAGGAGTTCGGGCCGACCACCGGTACCGACCCCGGCGCAGCCCTGCCCGTACTCGACGACGACTGGCGCACCCGGCTCCCGCGCCGGCTCGACGAGCTCGTCGACGCCTGGCGCAGCCCCGACGCCTGGGAGGGCATGACCCAGGCGGGCGGGGTCGACCTGCCGGGGGAGATCGCCGGGCACGTCGCGCTGAACGAGATCGTGCTGCACGGCTGGGACCTGGCCCGCGCCACCGGACAGCCGTACCCGGGTGACGAACCCAGCCTTCGGGCGTCGTACGAGTTCCTGGCGTCGGCGGTCGGTGATCCGGGCCGCGACCTCATTTTCGGACCGGTCGTCGACGTACCGGACGACGCCCCGCTCCTCGACCGCGTCGTCGGACTCGCGGGCCGCAGCCCGTCCTGGTCCCCCGACCGATAG
- a CDS encoding GNAT family N-acetyltransferase — translation MTPATPVTAEPVYEQKIEGFGTVRLVPVNPARDAELLHGWVTEERARFWGMGGATREQVQEIYEHLDSLTTHHAYLAVRDGEPVALFQTYDPEADRVSECYDVQPGDYGVHLLISPSGGGGTERGFTAHLLSVLVAYLFADPDRQRLVAEPDALNGKAIARLERVGFALGAEVVMPEIDLPDVFLPEKRARLAFLGRGDWVGQG, via the coding sequence ATGACCCCCGCGACCCCCGTAACCGCTGAGCCGGTGTACGAACAGAAGATCGAAGGCTTCGGAACGGTCCGCCTGGTCCCCGTGAACCCCGCACGCGACGCGGAGCTGCTCCACGGCTGGGTCACCGAGGAGCGGGCCCGGTTCTGGGGCATGGGCGGCGCGACCCGCGAGCAGGTCCAGGAGATCTACGAGCACCTCGACTCGCTGACCACGCACCACGCCTACCTCGCTGTGCGGGACGGCGAGCCGGTGGCGCTCTTCCAGACGTACGACCCGGAGGCGGACCGGGTGAGCGAGTGCTACGACGTCCAGCCGGGCGACTACGGCGTCCACCTGCTGATCAGCCCCTCGGGCGGCGGCGGCACGGAGCGGGGCTTCACGGCGCACCTGCTGTCGGTGCTGGTCGCCTACCTGTTCGCGGACCCGGACCGGCAGCGGTTGGTGGCGGAGCCCGATGCGCTCAATGGCAAGGCGATAGCGCGTCTGGAGAGGGTGGGGTTTGCGCTCGGGGCGGAGGTCGTGATGCCGGAGATCGACCTGCCGGACGTCTTCCTGCCGGAGAAGCGGGCGCGGCTGGCGTTCTTGGGGCGGGGGGATTGGGTGGGCCAGGGGTAG
- a CDS encoding penicillin acylase family protein — MSTEVFRDAWGIPHLRASSAHELAFAQGRNAATDRAWQIEVERHRSQGTTAAFLGAEAVGWDRFARQSRLDDTARRCFRSLDAETAAWVERYVDGVNAGLAEGALRAPEFAGTGLAPGEWQSWTPLGIWLSTHILFAGFPTKLWREEVARRLGDDAITLFATDGPGTSGSNGWLVTGERTATGAPLIAGDPHRFIEDPGVYQQIRLACPEFDVVGLAVPGIPGIGHFGHTNSVAWAITNAMADYQDLYRERLRRRTDGAGAAAEVVEALGPDGWRPAGAHTETIEVAGGDPVEVEVIETERGPVIIGGPGDEMVVSLRCPTRVYEDLGFGALPALLRARTVDDVDRAVDQWVEPVNVVQAADTAGGLLHRVAGRVPLRHRDNGLRVVPAWEPGHAWRGVHEPMPRADVSGVAVMANQRGLAAPLGVEFAPPYRADRIKQLLDGSKSWSAPDMAAVHTDTHLASARPLLGLLSGLDGLSPQGERLRDQLLRWDRRMEADSTDATVYAAVRTEVVRRLAAHPDLAALTEPVADPSYPGVFLPWLALTPRVGFALATLLTTDLLPGIDRPAEVRAAVEAVAAASDAPPVPWGDVHRLTPWQAVESAPPGGWPGLPGDHDCVLSTSSVPGVTDRCARGPAARYVWDLARREDSLWVVPLGASGVPGSAHHHDQLPLWLRGELVPVTTDWNHLTKENHDPRDPRNR, encoded by the coding sequence GTGAGCACCGAGGTCTTCCGGGACGCCTGGGGAATTCCCCATCTCCGCGCGAGCAGCGCACATGAACTCGCATTCGCCCAGGGCCGCAATGCGGCCACCGACCGCGCCTGGCAGATCGAGGTCGAGCGGCACAGGTCGCAGGGCACCACGGCCGCCTTCCTCGGCGCCGAGGCCGTCGGCTGGGACCGCTTCGCCCGCCAGTCGCGGCTCGACGACACCGCCCGGCGCTGTTTCCGCAGCCTCGACGCGGAGACGGCCGCTTGGGTCGAGCGTTACGTCGACGGGGTCAACGCCGGTCTCGCCGAAGGTGCGCTCCGGGCCCCTGAGTTCGCAGGCACCGGGCTGGCCCCCGGCGAGTGGCAGTCGTGGACGCCGCTCGGCATCTGGCTGTCGACGCACATCCTCTTCGCGGGCTTCCCGACCAAACTGTGGCGCGAGGAGGTCGCCCGCAGGCTCGGCGACGACGCCATCACTCTGTTCGCCACCGACGGCCCCGGCACCTCCGGCAGCAACGGCTGGCTCGTCACCGGCGAGCGCACCGCCACCGGGGCTCCGCTCATTGCGGGCGACCCGCACAGGTTCATCGAGGACCCGGGGGTGTACCAGCAGATCCGGCTGGCCTGTCCCGAGTTCGACGTGGTCGGTCTCGCCGTCCCCGGCATCCCCGGAATCGGCCACTTCGGGCATACGAACAGCGTGGCATGGGCGATCACCAACGCCATGGCCGACTACCAGGACCTCTACCGCGAGCGCCTGCGTCGCCGTACGGACGGAGCCGGGGCGGCGGCCGAGGTGGTCGAGGCCCTCGGCCCGGACGGCTGGCGGCCCGCCGGCGCCCACACCGAGACCATCGAGGTCGCGGGCGGCGACCCCGTCGAGGTCGAGGTGATCGAGACCGAGCGCGGCCCCGTCATCATCGGCGGCCCCGGCGACGAGATGGTCGTCAGCCTGCGCTGCCCGACCCGCGTGTACGAGGACCTCGGCTTCGGCGCGCTGCCCGCACTGCTCCGCGCGCGGACCGTCGACGACGTGGACCGGGCGGTCGACCAGTGGGTCGAGCCCGTCAACGTCGTACAGGCCGCCGACACAGCGGGCGGCCTGCTGCACCGCGTCGCCGGCCGCGTCCCGCTGCGCCACCGGGACAACGGCCTGCGCGTCGTACCCGCCTGGGAGCCGGGCCACGCATGGCGCGGCGTGCACGAGCCGATGCCGCGCGCGGACGTGAGCGGCGTCGCCGTGATGGCGAACCAGCGAGGACTCGCCGCGCCGCTCGGCGTCGAATTCGCACCGCCGTACCGCGCCGACCGCATCAAGCAGCTGCTCGACGGGTCGAAATCCTGGTCGGCCCCGGACATGGCCGCCGTCCACACCGACACGCATCTCGCCTCGGCCCGCCCCCTGCTCGGGTTGCTGTCCGGACTCGACGGGCTCAGCCCGCAGGGCGAGCGCCTGCGGGACCAACTCCTGCGCTGGGACCGGCGGATGGAGGCGGACAGCACCGACGCAACGGTGTACGCCGCCGTACGGACGGAAGTGGTGCGGCGGCTTGCGGCCCATCCGGACCTGGCCGCGCTGACCGAGCCGGTGGCGGACCCCTCGTACCCGGGGGTCTTCCTGCCCTGGCTCGCGCTCACCCCCCGGGTCGGGTTCGCTTTGGCGACCCTGCTGACGACCGACCTGCTGCCGGGCATCGACAGGCCCGCAGAGGTCAGGGCGGCCGTCGAGGCGGTGGCCGCGGCTTCTGACGCGCCGCCGGTGCCCTGGGGCGACGTACACCGCCTGACGCCGTGGCAGGCGGTGGAGTCGGCGCCGCCCGGGGGATGGCCCGGGCTGCCCGGCGACCACGACTGCGTGCTGTCGACGTCGAGCGTCCCCGGCGTCACCGACCGCTGCGCGCGCGGGCCCGCCGCCCGCTACGTATGGGACCTCGCGCGGCGCGAGGACAGCCTCTGGGTGGTGCCGCTGGGTGCGTCCGGGGTTCCCGGCAGCGCCCACCACCACGACCAACTGCCGTTGTGGCTGCGGGGCGAACTCGTCCCCGTGACCACCGACTGGAACCACCTGACCAAGGAGAACCATGACCCCCGCGACCCCCGTAACCGCTGA
- a CDS encoding siderophore-interacting protein has product MGHGWEGAVLKLLRGKDFTFTVTGAEQVTEDYRRLHLTDGGLLGAAGVHPTMWVRMWFENAGKPHQRAYTLVGPDVAAGTFSLEFALHDGCASDWARKAQPGDTIEATLQGTGFDTPEPRPSRLLVIGDPASLPAINSLLESMPEVPATIWFETSHASDADLPIRVDPVRHELRRIPRRDAGGHLVEEVKASLPSLVSAAEDPAGVYVWIACDTATTRTLTSYVRREVGVPKGRVHGLGYWRAA; this is encoded by the coding sequence GTGGGTCATGGCTGGGAGGGCGCGGTACTCAAACTGCTGCGCGGCAAGGACTTCACCTTCACCGTGACCGGGGCGGAGCAGGTCACGGAGGACTACCGGCGCCTGCACCTCACGGACGGCGGCCTGCTCGGCGCGGCCGGCGTGCACCCGACCATGTGGGTCCGGATGTGGTTCGAGAACGCCGGCAAGCCGCACCAGCGCGCCTACACCCTGGTCGGCCCCGACGTCGCCGCCGGGACGTTCAGCCTGGAGTTCGCCCTGCACGACGGGTGCGCGAGCGACTGGGCGCGCAAGGCGCAGCCCGGCGACACGATCGAGGCGACGCTCCAGGGCACGGGCTTCGACACGCCGGAGCCGCGGCCCTCGCGGCTGCTGGTGATCGGCGACCCGGCGTCACTTCCGGCGATCAATTCGCTGCTGGAGTCGATGCCCGAGGTCCCGGCGACGATCTGGTTCGAGACGTCGCACGCGTCGGACGCCGACCTGCCGATCCGGGTCGACCCGGTACGCCACGAGCTGCGCAGGATCCCTCGGCGGGATGCGGGTGGCCACCTGGTGGAAGAGGTGAAGGCGTCGCTGCCGTCGCTGGTGTCGGCTGCGGAGGACCCGGCCGGTGTGTACGTCTGGATAGCGTGCGACACGGCGACGACGAGGACGCTGACGTCGTATGTACGGAGGGAAGTGGGCGTGCCGAAGGGGCGGGTGCACGGGCTGGGGTACTGGCGCGCGGCGTAA
- a CDS encoding NAD-dependent epimerase/dehydratase family protein, with amino-acid sequence MPAPRTVLLTGAAGGVGTLMRGILPAYGYELRLLDATPIEGEPDAITADLADKEALREAVRGVDAVIHLAGISLEAPFEKILRANIEGTYNLYEAAREEGVERMVFASSNHAVGFTPRPADGAPLIPVSTPHRPDTFYGLSKAFGEDLAQLYWDLHGIETVSVRIGSCFMEPSSVRMLSIWMSPGDCARLFHAALTADGVGHTVVYGSSANTRLWWDLSSARAIGYEPKDDSEQYAEKLIAEHGELDPDNPGHANLGGEFCTDPPQWKY; translated from the coding sequence ATGCCCGCACCCCGCACCGTCCTGCTCACCGGCGCCGCCGGCGGCGTCGGCACCCTGATGCGCGGGATCCTTCCGGCGTACGGCTACGAACTCCGCCTGCTCGACGCGACCCCCATCGAGGGCGAACCGGACGCGATCACCGCCGACCTGGCCGACAAGGAAGCGCTGCGCGAGGCCGTGCGGGGCGTGGACGCGGTGATCCATCTCGCGGGCATCTCGCTGGAAGCCCCGTTCGAGAAGATCCTGCGCGCCAACATCGAGGGGACGTACAACCTCTACGAGGCCGCCCGCGAAGAGGGCGTCGAGCGGATGGTCTTCGCCTCCTCCAACCACGCCGTCGGCTTCACCCCGCGCCCCGCCGACGGCGCACCGCTGATCCCCGTCTCGACGCCGCACCGGCCCGACACCTTCTACGGCCTCTCCAAGGCCTTCGGCGAGGATCTCGCCCAGCTCTACTGGGACCTGCACGGCATCGAGACCGTGTCGGTCCGGATCGGCTCCTGCTTCATGGAGCCCAGTTCGGTGCGGATGCTCTCGATCTGGATGAGCCCGGGCGACTGCGCCCGCCTCTTCCACGCCGCGCTCACGGCCGACGGGGTCGGCCACACCGTCGTCTACGGGTCCTCGGCCAACACCCGGCTGTGGTGGGATCTTTCATCCGCACGGGCCATTGGATACGAGCCGAAGGACGACTCGGAGCAGTACGCGGAGAAGCTCATCGCGGAACACGGTGAACTGGACCCAGACAACCCCGGTCACGCCAACCTGGGCGGGGAGTTCTGCACCGACCCGCCCCAGTGGAAGTACTGA
- a CDS encoding AraC family transcriptional regulator, with translation MGSSVETFCTADLDEARVVIGEKFYANSIERLDREGAFAAKFRIIQLGALTVGELQCGTDVRMRFGELGAYHVDIPLEGRLSWHQGTRAGATATPEEGAVFQPSGDTFLDRWSGDYRLLAVKIDTSALEGQLAHALGRAPRGPVAFAHRLDVTQGAGRSWGRLVRWAAREASGAGSLVREPLVAKPLEEALLNGLLLAVDHPYREELTRPTAATLRPAPVKRVVDAIHDSPEHPYSAAELAALARVSVRWLQEAFRRYVGMSPMAYLRGVRLDRVRDELRRCGPGELTVSEAAFRWGFAHLGRFSGAYRARFGEAPSETLRSG, from the coding sequence GTGGGGAGTTCTGTGGAGACGTTCTGTACGGCGGACCTGGACGAGGCGCGCGTGGTGATCGGCGAGAAGTTCTACGCCAACTCCATCGAGCGGCTCGACCGGGAGGGAGCTTTCGCGGCGAAGTTCCGCATCATCCAGCTGGGGGCGCTGACAGTGGGTGAGCTCCAGTGCGGCACGGACGTGCGGATGCGCTTCGGGGAACTGGGCGCCTACCACGTCGACATTCCGCTTGAAGGAAGGCTGTCCTGGCATCAGGGCACGCGGGCCGGGGCGACGGCGACACCCGAGGAGGGCGCCGTGTTCCAGCCGTCCGGCGACACCTTCCTGGACCGGTGGAGCGGCGACTACAGGCTGCTGGCGGTGAAGATCGACACTTCGGCGCTGGAAGGCCAACTGGCGCATGCGCTGGGCAGGGCGCCGCGCGGGCCTGTCGCCTTCGCGCACCGGCTCGACGTCACACAGGGCGCGGGCCGCAGTTGGGGCCGGCTCGTCCGGTGGGCGGCTCGGGAGGCGAGCGGGGCCGGATCGCTCGTACGGGAGCCGCTGGTGGCCAAGCCGCTCGAAGAGGCGCTGCTGAACGGCCTGCTGCTCGCGGTCGACCACCCGTACAGGGAGGAACTGACCAGGCCGACGGCGGCGACACTGCGGCCCGCGCCGGTCAAGCGCGTCGTGGACGCCATCCACGACAGTCCCGAGCACCCGTACAGCGCGGCGGAGCTGGCCGCCCTCGCCCGGGTGAGTGTGCGGTGGCTCCAGGAGGCATTCCGCCGGTACGTCGGGATGTCACCGATGGCGTATCTGCGGGGAGTCCGGCTGGACCGGGTGCGCGACGAGCTGAGGCGGTGCGGGCCCGGCGAACTGACGGTGAGTGAGGCGGCCTTCCGGTGGGGCTTCGCCCATCTCGGGCGGTTCTCCGGTGCGTACCGTGCGCGCTTCGGCGAGGCGCCGTCGGAGACGCTGCGGTCGGGCTGA
- a CDS encoding TerD family protein, which produces MTAMTPGSNIPLPTARVAVDVAAPVRLDVSGLLLTADGKVRSDDDFIFYNQPSGPGVTYRSGGGTAPDAIVVDTSAVPPGIEKIVVTASPDAAGQTFQGIEPTATVRGADDGAMIATFTPPQLGTETALVIVEIYLRNGAWKVRAVGQGYANGLAGIATDFGVSVEEPAAAAAPAPAAAPVAPPAPPVAAPGVTAPPAGSAAPPAPPEGPAASGKINLDKGRVSLQKNQTVSLVKGGRPLLSQVKMGLGWEPAFRGKDIDLDASVIAYDGNRKHLDSCYFGKLSILNGAVKHSGDNLTGEGAGDDEVIVVDLGRIPAEATGLVFTVNSFTGQKFTEVAKAYCRLLDAATGEELVRFDLTGAEPQTGVMMAKLIKQFSGEWEMTAMGDFVKSRTVRGMVKPAAQAL; this is translated from the coding sequence ATGACCGCAATGACCCCCGGCTCGAACATTCCGCTTCCCACCGCCCGCGTGGCCGTGGACGTTGCCGCCCCGGTGCGGCTCGACGTATCGGGCCTGCTCCTCACGGCCGACGGCAAGGTGCGCTCCGACGACGACTTCATCTTCTACAACCAACCGTCGGGCCCCGGTGTCACCTACCGGTCCGGCGGCGGCACTGCTCCCGACGCGATCGTGGTGGACACGTCAGCCGTCCCGCCCGGCATCGAGAAGATCGTGGTCACGGCGAGCCCCGACGCCGCGGGCCAGACCTTCCAGGGCATCGAGCCCACCGCCACCGTGCGCGGAGCCGACGACGGCGCCATGATCGCGACGTTCACCCCGCCTCAGCTGGGCACCGAGACGGCACTGGTGATCGTGGAGATCTATCTCCGCAACGGCGCGTGGAAGGTGCGCGCGGTCGGTCAGGGTTACGCGAACGGGCTGGCCGGCATCGCCACGGACTTCGGCGTCTCGGTGGAGGAACCCGCCGCCGCGGCCGCTCCTGCCCCCGCTGCGGCCCCTGTGGCACCCCCTGCGCCCCCAGTGGCCGCCCCCGGGGTCACGGCCCCTCCGGCGGGCTCTGCGGCTCCCCCGGCCCCGCCGGAGGGGCCCGCCGCGAGCGGCAAGATCAACCTCGACAAGGGCCGGGTCAGCCTCCAGAAGAACCAGACGGTCTCGCTGGTCAAGGGCGGACGCCCGCTGCTGTCCCAGGTCAAGATGGGTCTCGGCTGGGAGCCCGCGTTCCGGGGCAAGGACATCGACCTCGACGCGTCCGTCATCGCCTACGACGGGAACCGCAAGCACCTGGACAGCTGCTACTTCGGCAAGCTGTCGATCCTGAACGGTGCGGTCAAGCACTCCGGGGACAACCTCACCGGCGAGGGTGCGGGCGACGACGAGGTGATCGTCGTCGACCTCGGCCGCATCCCCGCGGAGGCGACGGGCCTGGTCTTCACGGTGAACTCCTTCACGGGACAGAAGTTCACCGAGGTGGCCAAGGCCTACTGCCGTCTGCTGGACGCGGCGACCGGTGAGGAACTGGTCCGCTTCGACCTGACGGGCGCCGAGCCGCAGACGGGGGTAATGATGGCGAAGCTGATCAAGCAGTTCTCAGGGGAGTGGGAGATGACCGCGATGGGCGACTTCGTGAAGAGTCGCACCGTTCGCGGCATGGTCAAGCCGGCAGCCCAGGCCCTCTAG
- a CDS encoding serine/threonine-protein kinase has protein sequence MAERAEYRIVSLIGEGGTGRVHLARTAAGRLVALKTVHEDLASAPRFRERFRREAAAALRIGGPFTATVTDAGPEDQHPWLAAEFCVGPTIVETISTAGPLGPDDLGTFGSALAVAMSAIHGAGPACLDLKPAHVLITRRGPKIIDFGTAGRSAGRASEFLGFLAPEQLTPGAPTGPPADVFALGALLVLSSTGRNPFGSGSAQQVAHRTLHDAPDLIGVPGPQWTGFLAACLATDPAARPSMPEALAWCAERAAPVPWWEQEPVSELIREHENDVAELLAVVSGDAATGQ, from the coding sequence ATGGCCGAACGCGCTGAGTACCGCATCGTCTCGCTGATCGGCGAGGGCGGCACGGGCCGTGTCCATCTGGCGCGGACCGCCGCCGGGCGGCTCGTCGCGCTCAAGACCGTGCACGAAGACCTTGCCTCCGCCCCGCGCTTCCGCGAGCGGTTCCGCCGCGAGGCCGCCGCCGCCCTGCGCATCGGCGGCCCTTTCACGGCCACGGTGACCGACGCCGGCCCGGAGGACCAACACCCGTGGCTGGCAGCCGAGTTCTGCGTGGGTCCGACGATCGTGGAGACGATCTCCACGGCGGGCCCGCTCGGGCCCGACGACCTCGGCACGTTCGGCTCGGCGCTCGCCGTGGCCATGTCGGCCATCCACGGCGCCGGGCCGGCCTGCCTCGACCTCAAGCCGGCCCACGTCCTCATCACCCGCCGAGGCCCGAAGATCATCGACTTCGGTACGGCGGGGCGCTCCGCCGGCCGGGCCTCCGAATTCCTCGGCTTCCTCGCCCCCGAACAGCTGACGCCCGGCGCCCCGACAGGCCCGCCCGCCGACGTCTTCGCGCTCGGCGCGCTCCTCGTCCTCTCCAGTACGGGACGCAATCCGTTCGGGTCGGGCAGCGCCCAGCAGGTGGCCCACAGGACCCTGCACGACGCCCCCGACCTCATCGGCGTACCGGGCCCGCAGTGGACCGGGTTCCTCGCCGCCTGCCTCGCCACCGACCCCGCGGCCCGGCCCAGCATGCCCGAGGCGCTGGCCTGGTGCGCGGAGCGCGCCGCCCCCGTGCCGTGGTGGGAACAGGAACCGGTGTCCGAGCTGATCCGCGAGCACGAGAACGACGTGGCCGAGCTCCTGGCCGTGGTCAGTGGCGACGCCGCCACGGGCCAGTGA